AGATTTCCTGGGTCAACACGAAGATGAAGAACATGCCGAACAGGCAGCGGGTGGCAATGGAGGGGTCAAGACCGTGAAACGTCCCCCGGTCCATCTGGGTTTTGAGAAACTTGGCCACGCGTGCGTTGGCGTTCGGAAGTGCTTCATTCTGATAGAGTTGCTTCAGTTCTGGAAGGTGCTTCAGCTCGGCGAGAATAAGCTGAATGGTGTTTGTTGCCTCTGGGGTAATCAAGGCAGTCATAAAAGCCTTGCCCAAAATACGGGCATGGCGCTCGATATCGTCGGGTATGGCGGCGTCCACGGGGGGCAAGAAGGCGAGAAATCGCTCCATTTGTTCGCGAACAACGGCCAGCAACAGGTCCTTCTTGCTGCTGAAGTACAGGTAGATCGTGCCTTTGGTGATCCCGGCGGCGTTGGCGATTTCGTCCATGGTGGCGCGGACGTAGCCCTTGCGCGCGAAGACAGTAAGCGCGGCACTGGTAATCTGGGCAGGGCGCTCTTCGGGGCATCGCCTCCATTTGGGCTCGGTCATGGCGCGGTCCTCTTATTAACTAAACAGTCAGTTACTTATTATACATTCGGGGCGGAGGTTTGTCACCTCATTTTTGACTTTCCGAAATCCCAGGTTCCGAAGCGACCCCATTTGCAGGGCGAGGCCACCGCGCCCGCGGTTAATTGTGGTGCGGACAGGCGTTGTGGTGGAGGCGTCCCTGCCTGTCTTGTTCTCGTGATTCGCCAACCGTGGGCAAGATGCTCGTGCCGCTCGCTAAGGCTTTGTCTGCTCGGCAGTTAGCGCCACGGGGCCGGTCTCGTTGCCGACACGGACTTCGATGGGCTGGCTGACAGCCCACGTGTCTCTGATGGGGGCCCCCACCACATAGTATCCCGGTGCCAGGCAGCGCAGTCGGAACGACCCATCGGCGTCGGTCTCGGTATTCTGCGCCAGGGCACGTGCCAGTCCGGACAGGTCGCACGCAGAGGTCATGTCTGTCCACGGCACGCCCTGGGCTTCGGCTCGTTGCCATAGTTCCATGGGCAACACGCGAATCCTGGCCCCCGAAACGGGATTGCCTGCATCGGTAACGGACCCGTCTGCTGCGTCAATACTGGCTGCTGTCCTT
This genomic stretch from Candidatus Hydrogenedentota bacterium harbors:
- a CDS encoding TetR/AcrR family transcriptional regulator produces the protein MTEPKWRRCPEERPAQITSAALTVFARKGYVRATMDEIANAAGITKGTIYLYFSSKKDLLLAVVREQMERFLAFLPPVDAAIPDDIERHARILGKAFMTALITPEATNTIQLILAELKHLPELKQLYQNEALPNANARVAKFLKTQMDRGTFHGLDPSIATRCLFGMFFIFVLTQEIFGASRVTPMSPEAVVDTIIHIFFHGIQKRGAA
- a CDS encoding carboxypeptidase-like regulatory domain-containing protein, which translates into the protein MPAFVSAKPQYTILMSGEREEGFRVDPHLSGRPRDIRTAASIDAADGSVTDAGNPVSGARIRVLPMELWQRAEAQGVPWTDMTSACDLSGLARALAQNTETDADGSFRLRCLAPGYYVVGAPIRDTWAVSQPIEVRVGNETGPVALTAEQTKP